The genomic DNA gttttcatcccttttctattttagtacTTGTCCtttatttttgtcattttataCCATTGGTTGCTTTTCtagtttttttcttaaccataTTCTCTAATAGGAAAGAGGTAAGTTTTGGTCCTCAACTTTTATaaccttttcaattttttcctagttctctcttctttattttcttgtcCTGTCCTCGGTGTTaaacattttgtttttttattcttattgtATTTAATTCTCctgtaaaaatttaatatgacaTACTTTActgtaaaaaatatttttgaaaaaattaaaataatttaaaaatgtgcAAATGTCGCTCTGGGTGGTGGCCGTAGGTGTTGAGCCCTATTTTCCCTTCCCTATAGCTCCAATATAGTTGTTTTAAGTTTCTCAATGTTTGatcttaatttttcatttttataaagaGAGGAACATAATAAAAGGTCGCCAATGACCTCATCCGCTCGATAGTATCCACAATTGGACATAATAAAAGGTCgccctctcttcctctctagcttccattattttttctaattttatgaaaataatttttttatatcatataATATCATTTTAGCGAGACGAACAAGAAGACTAAAGcaaatataatatgtaaatgCAAAGAACAACGTtaaaagagaaaagttaataaaaattgatttctCGGAAGGGATGGCCGCAAAGTGATGTTAGTGTGAAGGGACATATCTTGTGTACGTAGGCGGGAAAACACTTTGCTTAGAGTCCGTAAGTGCGAAAACACGCAAGGGAAATCCGTATTTTTGAATTAGAGGTATAGATTTTGTTCCATGTCTCTGCTTTTGTATTGTGTGTATCTTTTGGTCGCTCATCGTTTTAGCAAATGTTTGTTATTAGATTCCTCCTATTCTTTCTGTTTCATGGTCCCCCCCGGATTTGATACATATAGTCCGTCCCATGTTCCTTCAACTTgattctattttttattttattttattttatttcacgTTTATATGTTTGGCATGTTTGGCGACATGGATAGAAGTGTAGTATAATGACACATGCCTTGACCTAGAACTCACATTTTATTATGGAAACAAGATTTTCATTAATTCAAGCTCATTTTGTTTTCTGTTGATCGTTAATGGtgaagcctttttttttttttttttttcaaatttcaggTTCTTTTATGTTCAGCTTTCACTTTCTTTGACCTCTGATGGCTGGTTATGTAATTCCGTGGAGGAATTTGAACCACTGGGATTGAAACTATTGAGGAATTACTTGAAACTACCCGTTTGGCCTGTTGGTCCTCTGCTGCCTTCCTCCATGCTTGGTCACAAATCACAATCCTCTTCCATTTCAAGAGTGATTGCTGCTGAACGGGCAGGAAAGAAACCCGGACTTTCAGCGGAGAAATGCACCGAGTGGCTGAACTCACATGTGCCCGACTCAGTCCTCTACATCTCATTCGGGTCTCAGAACACCATAAGCGCCTCTCAGATGAAGGCGGTGGCAGTTGGAATAGAGGCGAGTGGGAAGCCATTCATTTGGGTAGTCAGGCCACCGCTTGGGTTCGATATGAAAGGAGAGTTTAGATCGGAGTGGCTTCCAGAAGGCTTTGAGCGAAGAGTCATGGAGAGCAATCAGGGCTTATTGGTAACgaataatagaaattacatttattgcatatatatatatatgtccatTTGCCGGTCGAATTTGCAATTGGTAATAGTAATAATCAATGTAATCAATTTATTTGATTACTTCATGTAGGTAAGGACGTGGGCTCCGCAGCTGGAAATATTGTCTCACAAATCAACCAGAGCGTTCCTCAGTCACTGTGGGTGGAACTCGGTGATTGAGAGCCTAAGCCAAGGGGTGCCGATCATCGGGTGGCCAATGGTGGCTGAGCAGGCCTACAACTCGAAGATGATGGTGGAGGAGATGGGGGTGTGCATGGAGCTGGCAAGGGGAGTCGAGGATGAGATCGAGGCCGATCATGTTAAAAGAGTAGTCGAGATAGCGATGGAGAATGTAGGGACAGGAGAGGACATGAAGAGGAAGGCTGTTGAGATCGGGGAGAAGATTGGGGCGGCTATGAGAAATGATGGGGAGGAGAGAGGCTCTACACTTAAGGCCTTGGACGAATTTGTGACGACTATTCTTTCTAGTTGATCTACACTCACTCTGCTCACAGGCTGTCTTTTGTTATGCTTTCCTTGATTTCAATAAAACCTTTTCTTCTctgacaaaaatataaaataaaaaagaggtGTGGGAGACAGAGCCCCCCACCCCTAACTCTATTGGGTCTCCGTTGAGGCCCCCGACTCTAAGTATTGGTTCCCCGTTGAAGCCCCAGCTTCGACTGTTTCTTTggtagtatatatatatatatatatatatatatatataaagttatatGCAACTCTTTTAAATTGGATTAGAAtggtaaattttaaaataatatttaggctaattctaattaaaaatttatataaactaACTACTTCACCCGCGTGTTGCGCGGAATTGTTATTCATGACAGACAGTCTTTGAAAATATTGATTAGTTTATAGTCGTAGAATTAACACTTTGATAATcgtcaaaataattattaataaagaaCGTTAAATTCATCATATTAGATTAATTTGCTCTATTAAAtactttatttataaataactatattattcacttaaaaagcattaatttatatattttataataagatTAATAGAATcacatgaataaaattattttaattaaagtaattaattaataccttttaattttaaagaaacTCTTAATTTTCGATATCGAAATTGTAGAAgatatttacatttatattCTTTATACAATTGTAAAACTTAAATGTTTCAACTTTAAGTCAATCTATACCTCTATAATTGCATTTTTCGATGCCCACATTCATGCGCGCTCGAGTCTACACACACGATTGTAGTACCCACGACTGCTCTTTCCTTCGCTCTGCTTTTTCACTGACAAGATCATTGGATGGTTTCTCCGCCTACTTCCCGCTCGATCGGTTTCGCCTTCATGAATCACCATCAAGAATAACCTCCGCCGGtccttctctcttcttgttcttctcctgTGACAATGATTCATGGGATCTCTCTCGTCTCTTGCTCTCTCACATTGTCAATTAGGTTTTCACTGTTTGTGATTCTCCTAGGCCATGCCCTCTCCAGGCGTCTGAAACTTTACGACAGCTAAGTATGCAGAATGTACATCTATCATTCTGCTTCTGATTACAATTtatagagttgaattttatgCAACTTTTGTTCTCTCTCTTAATTTTGGATGTGTCTCCTCTGTCAGATTAAGATCTGGGGCGCAGATGTTATTGGAAATCTCCATATTTTGGGTCAATATCTTCTGATATTTTTGGCCAGTATCGTGTAAATATTCTTTTGTTACCATTTGTTacttttttcccctttattATCTCCTTAAATCTCTCGGCTGTACACAATCCATTTGGTGTATGTATCTGACATATTGAGCTTGATCAGAAAATGAGAAGTAAAAGCACAATTTTCTCCTCTATTTATTCGTTCGATTTGAAATATGCTATTCGACTTAGACATTGTTAAATTAACTGTTGCATTCGCCTATAGAATGTATGATTGCTTTCTCTCTAGAGATATGCTACTGAATGTCTGAAACCAAGAAGGCCGAGCCGAGAAAGGACAGATTCATACAATTTCTCTGTTAGCACTATGGGCTCCCTAAATGGGTACCGGCCTCGCTGTGGTAGGCTTCAATTGGAACCAGTTGCGTGGCAGGTGGTGGCGAACAAAGCTCCTCTCTGTATTTTCTATGCCATTGTAGGTCATACGAGCTAAAAGTGAGACGAGGGCAAAATGGTCAAAGTTGACCAAAAAGTCAACACAGGGCCGATTAGAAGCTTAAACAAAAACAAAGCAAAGAGCAAGAAACAAaggaaaaacagacaaaattTGACCCAGTTAAACTTGGTCAATCAATGACAAAGAAGATCGATGGTTAAACTTAATCAAAGTCAAAGTCAAACTTAACAATCGGAAGACCAGACAATTATTCACGATTAACCGATGTAAGATTGGTAGCATGCACTGTTCTGAGAATCGAAAACTGATTGAGTCTAATCAAGGGCAGTTAAAGTGCCAGTTAGAGAAATCAATCATTCAAAGTCAAAATTGGTCAACATTGGTCGACACTGATCAACCTTATCGAGGCCAACCTGGCAATTCACTCATCGGGATTTGGATCGACATGAAATTTTTATGGCAGATAGGGCTTGTCAAGAGATCCACTCAAGAATTTTATGGCACCTGTAACTCGTTCTGGATCTCGAGATATGACTTTTCAAAGTTCCCAATTAAGGAAGATATGACCATAAACACTGTTTCTCTATACTTCGGGAATAAAGGAAATTAGCTGGCTTAATGGAAACAATTCTTgtcgaaattattttttcctcaaaacACAACGATTTTGACATTTGGGCACAAAAATCACCCCGAGAGCTTATCGGAGCTCGGAGATAAAATTCCTGGAAGTCAGGATGTTAGGGAGGCAGATTCGAGAAGGCCTAGTTTAGGATATAAACGCACATTTTGGGTTTGATTTGGATCCAAATGAGGCAACGGCGGACACGATTGAGTTAGGACCGATTTGGTGGGTATTCCGCCCCGACATTCTACACGTGCCAAgagaacaagaatttaaagtAAATTATGCGCACATAGATGAATAGTAGACAAACACAGGATGTCGGGGGAAATAATTCCTCTTAAATTGTTCGAGTTGTATCTATGTGCAAGGCTAACTTCCACAAGCTCCTGACTCCTCGAACTACGTGCTTATGGAAAAATATTTGGGTGGTATGAAGAGAATTTTGCTCATAAATGTCAATTATTTTGTACCAATTTAGAAACGACCCGTATCGAGAGACGAATTTTCAAGTTTCACGAAGTCAAAACAAGCTAAAATTTAAATGGCGAGTTCTAGCACAGTAAAGTTTCAAGTAAAAATGCTATCTTGGGAGAGGGCAACTTAGACATTTCCCTAAAATTCGCGGAAGAATCAAAAAGCAACAACGGCACTTGGCTCTTGATCTTTTGCCCTCTAATCACCCTTAGATCATCATTTATATGGGAAACTTATCCCATTCAGACCCCAAGCAGCCTCATACCTCATCAACACtctgaaaaataaagattttttTGCAAGGAagttctctcctctctcccttTCCACAAGAAGAACAGAACAACCTGCTTTGCTTCTTCCTTTTGAACCTACCCTCTCCCGGTGGTCATGCAGCCATAGAAAGCCTTCAACAAACCATCCAAGCTTGGACCAGAGAGCTCCATCGGAGGGTGGTCTCGCCGCTTCTTCATCGACactctcatcttcttcctttcttctttccttttttgtttgttcGTGACTTGAAGAAGCTTGGAGGAGCCATTCCAATCAAGAAGAAGCCATGACTTTCCCGACCCTTAAAGGACCTGTGAGCATAGCGCCACACATTGGCTTCAAGCATCCTCCTAAGAATACTTAGGAGAGGTATAACTCTTGGCTTAGATGTTGAATTGGATTCTCTTGAATGTGTGGATGTTGATTTGGTGTGATGTTTTCAATGATTTCTTGCTTTGGCAACCCCTATGCATGAAATCAGAATTAATTTCAAACTTGAATCTTTAAAATTGGTTCAATTGCCCAAGAAATAACTCATATGAACCTGGATTATTGCATATTCGACTTTGACAGATTAAAATTGAGCTAGCAACTAACGTATTGTGCATGAAATGGCTAAGGGAGGTCTCAGTCTCCCCCCCCCCTCACCATtcagccgaatgctaaaatgtGTTAGGAGGGCACGGCTTATTGAGGTTTTGGTTAGATCATGTAAGAAATCATTTAGGATAGGCTTGGTTAATCCCGGCATTCATATGGTTGGAATTGAAATCAATGTGTTCCTCGTGTTCTTGTATGTGTTCTTGAGTTGTTCGATACTTTGATAAGTTTAAGTTGATATGCAAGAGAATTAAGTGTTTTCGATTACTTGATCTAGAAAAGCACGTGATAGGATATGTTTAGTTGTTTGTTGAACAGGAACCACACGAACTGGCTTAGTCACTTAAATCCGGTTTAATggactaaaatagaaataagACCAGTTTGATGTTCTAACTTATTTAAATGTGGTTTAAATGAAACCGGTTCAATgatgttgtgtagtgtgtgcTCAAACCCATAGGATTTGAATGAGAGTggtcaaaattgaaaatgggccaaagcccaaacccaatttcaaaacaaaaaagaagaatataatTAAGTGAGACATGGACATTTTGCCAAGGTAAACTTGATTTGACTCTTTAAGACTCTCATGGGATCTATTAGAGTCCATTCATTTCTATCTTGACACGAGGACTTCCAGTCACAAATCGGATAGGCTCATCGAATCTAATATGGGTCAAAAGCCCATTTTGGACTCCACAAGTCGATCCGTACCGTTTCCGGCCCTCTAGGGATCCAAACAGGCatcatttttcaaataattctAATAGGTTTGGTGAGAATGAGAGGAACATTGAATTGGACCAACAGAATTCAGAAATAGAATAAGAAGGATTTACTTGAACATGTAGgattaaattgataaaattacaaaaaaagggGGCTTAGATAAATAAGTGAATGTAGGCTCATATAACTGCCCATTCCCATTAAATATCATGAAACTTGATCACccatgaaaaatcaaaatgaaaaaatgcatataggaTAAATGGATAATGgataaataattctaaaaaaaaaaaagtaagcgGGTTTGGGCCTACATAAAGCCCATCCCAAGTTAAATTGAACTATCACTCATGttatcatgtatatatataggttgGGCCTATAGAAGGCTCATAGAATATTTCATCCATGATACATGCATACATGTTCATCCAAGTCTAAGCAGGGCCCATGATCATTACATAAGGGCTGAGAAGGATCTGAGTTCAATCAATAAAGAAGAAATAATTTCAAGCTATTTTAGACTTCTTTCTCGAGCGATTTAGCTCGTTTAGTTCCTTTCAAGCCTAAATGTGTTTTAGGCTGGCAAATCAATCATAACCCGCTGCTTCAAGTGTATTAGAGCTAGGGAATTGCCCGTGACTGACCATTGGCGGATGAGTTGGTCACCATCTTCCATACGCCGAAGAGCGGGAGGAAACCACACGGCAAGCAATGGACCAAAGAGTTGGGCGAATGGAATAGTGTCTCGATGAGATCGTAGTTCGACTCGAGGCCCTCGGCTTGCGTGGAAACTGGAGCAAGGCGAAGGCAGTGATTTGGAGGCGATCTCTGATGCGTTCATGGAAAATTCTGATCGTTAAAAATCTAAGCTCCACAAGcttgagaagaagaagcccGAGAAGAAGAGGCTCGAATCTAGGACTGCCTGAGTTGTCCAACCCTTAAGGTCCATTGGTGTGGCTAGTATCTATTTAATGAAGTAATTGGCAAAGTGCAAATTCGGATGTTTCTTAGTTTCAAGAGTCAATttaagattatttttttttctggtatGAG from Punica granatum isolate Tunisia-2019 chromosome 2, ASM765513v2, whole genome shotgun sequence includes the following:
- the LOC116197495 gene encoding UDP-glycosyltransferase 92A1-like, with translation MGSCAVDGDTGSGHIVMLPFMAHGHLIPFLSLARTFRKYHPNLSISIAATPLNVRYLGSTMSFSESREICLKELHYCSSDHGLPPDTENTENLSLDLIGVLFGSSSSLADPLAQLLSEISAADGRKPVCIISDVIFGWSVEVARGFGIKCFSFCTGGAYGTLAYVSLWLNLPHRKTDSDKFAVPGFPEQCRFHRSQLHRFIRAANRTDHWSMFFYVQLSLSLTSDGWLCNSVEEFEPLGLKLLRNYLKLPVWPVGPLLPSSMLGHKSQSSSISRVIAAERAGKKPGLSAEKCTEWLNSHVPDSVLYISFGSQNTISASQMKAVAVGIEASGKPFIWVVRPPLGFDMKGEFRSEWLPEGFERRVMESNQGLLVRTWAPQLEILSHKSTRAFLSHCGWNSVIESLSQGVPIIGWPMVAEQAYNSKMMVEEMGVCMELARGVEDEIEADHVKRVVEIAMENVGTGEDMKRKAVEIGEKIGAAMRNDGEERGSTLKALDEFVTTILSS